The following are encoded together in the Astyanax mexicanus isolate ESR-SI-001 chromosome 8, AstMex3_surface, whole genome shotgun sequence genome:
- the garem gene encoding GRB2-associated and regulator of MAPK protein 1 codes for MDVGSMLYNSLKDVTWSSTTLPLDRLVSAYRLPQIVKLDGGESVEGLRENDYLLIHSCRQWTTITAHSLEEGHYVIGPKIEIPVHYEGQFKLLEQDRDIKEPVQYFNSVEEVAKAFPERVYVMEEITFNVKMASGECNEDTEVYNITLSTGDELTLMGQAEILYAKTSREKSRFNTIFKRIGKLNSIGKLGRGKMPCLICMNHRTNESISLPFQCRGRFSTCSPLELQMQDGEHTIRTIVEKTRLPVNVTVPSSPPRNPHDLHLIREGHRYKLVNIQTKTVVVCCVLRSNKVLPVHFPLHVSTALPRLLVPEGLLHGEAWLETVVHRWFTYCQEQFDIDDYSRAVRDVRVDWQEDGKSPKKSGTGGTGSGTGGGNNSSGNIGTNGCPSHVHLPSSLSSARDELTQSFHRLSVCVYGSNLHGNSEVNLQGCVSLYGEYVPPEPPDADYLFPELLDTTSGPGSLYKHDLPYEELWLDAKNRGPVHELTEVVRINASISNCSSALPYPSVGSSSALLSTEINLPPPPVPPKSEAVKEECRLLNAPPIPPRSSKQMGTSSTSSTGATLPFPPTKLRQTDTRSPSPTLSYYSSGLHNIGGERESESSKEADDQNHVCYPCNWIRPDAKESTKLHPCLSPSMDAALSRLSWPNNFCGAELHKAEDFASVHCRSYSSYPRKRTPGTPKACSSGLFDFNKGERSEGSAAATKAQQSAQFCTKSTSYTLEMYRDKPIEECNTKQSQSCPILPPRTPKSCDAKKHKECPSTTITSVDTTELQVVSCLPETPQEEATGLHWQPPNNLAGLSIEEVSKSLRFIGMSEDVVALFVNEKIDGNLLLQLTEEILSEDFKLSKLQVKKLMQFISGWRPKM; via the exons ATGGACGTGGGTTCAATGCTGTACAACAGTTTGAAAGATGTGACCTGGAGCTCCACCACTCTGCCCCTGGATCGGCTGGTCAGCGCCTACAGACTCCCGCAGATTGTGAAGCTGGACGGCG GGGAATCGGTGGAAGGGCTAAGAGAAAATGACTACCTCTTGATTCATTCATGTCGGCAGTGGACCACGATTACTGCTCATAGCCTGGAGGAGGGCCATTATGTCATCGGACCGAAAATCGAGATCCCTGTCCATTATGAGG GCCAGTTCAAACTGTTGGAGCAGGACCGGGACATTAAGGAGCCTGTGCAGTACTTCAACAGCGTGGAAGAAGTCGCCAAAGCATTCCCTGAGCGAGTCTATGTCATGGAGGAAATAACATTTAATGTTAAG ATGGCCTCAGGTGAATGCAATGAGGACACAGAGGTCTACAACATCACTCTAAGCACTGGAGACGAGTTAACTCTTATGGGCCAGGCCGAGATCCTCTACGCCAAAACGTCAAGGGAAAAGTCACGCTTCAACACCATCTTCAAACGCATCGGCAAGCTCAACTCCATTGGCAAGCTCGGCCGTGGCAAGATGCCGTGCCTCATCTGCATGAACCACCGCACTAACGAGAGCATTAGCCTGCCTTTCCAGTGCCGCGGCCGCTTCAGCACCTGCTCCCCCCTGGAACTGCAAATGCAGGATGGAGAGCACACCATCCGCACAATCGTGGAGAAAACTCGGCTGCCTGTGAATGTTACAGTGCCCAGCAGTCCACCGCGCAACCCACATGACCTGCACCTGATCCGTGAGGGCCATCGCTATAAACTTGTTAACATCCAGACTAAGACGGTGGTGGTGTGTTGCGTGCTGCGCTCCAACAAGGTGCTGCCTGTGCACTTTCCTTTGCATGTGTCCACTGCCCTACCGAGGTTGTTAGTGCCTGAAGGGCTGCTGCACGGGGAAGCCTGGCTAGAAACAGTGGTACATCGATGGTTCACTTACTGCCAGGAGCAGTTCGACATTGACGATTACTCAAGGGCTGTTCGGGATGTGCGGGTGGACTGGCAGGAAGACGGTAAGAGTCCCAAGAAGAGCGGTACTGGAGGAACCGGCAGCGGTACTGGAGGTGGAAACAACAGTAGCGGCAACATCGGTACCAATGGCTGCCCCAGTCACGTTCACTTGCCGAGCTCTCTCAGTTCAGCTCGAGATGAGCTAACGCAGTCCTTCCATCGCCTGTCCGTTTGCGTCTACGGTAGCAACCTTCATGGCAACAGCGAGGTGAACCTGCAAGGGTGCGTTAGCTTGTATGGCGAATATGTGCCTCCTGAACCACCAGATGCTGATTATCTGTTTCCCGAGCTGCTAGACACCACCTCAGGCCCAGGCAGTTTGTACAAACACGATCTGCCGTATGAGGAACTGTGGCTGGACGCAAAGAACCGTGGACCTGTACATGAACTGACGGAAGTTGTGAGAATAAATGCAAGCATCTCTAACTGCTCGTCTGCCCTGCCCTACCCCAGCGTAGGTTCTTCTAGTGCTCTCCTCAGTACAGAAATTAATCTACCTCCACCCCCTGTGCCTCCAAAGTCCGAAGCT GTGAAGGAGGAATGCCGGTTGTTAAATGCTCCTCCAATTCCACCACGGAGTTCCAAACAAATGGGCACAAGCTCCACAAGCTCCACAGGTGCCACCCTGCCATTCCCTCCCACCAAGTTACGGCAGACAGACACTCGCTCCCCGAGTCCAACCCTGTCCTACTACTCCTCAGGCCTACACAACAT aggaggagagagagagagcgagtcgTCAAAAGAAGCAGACGACCAGAACCACGTGTGTTATCCGTGCAACTGGATTCGACCTGACGCCAAAGAGAGCACCAAACTGCACCCCTGCCTCAGTCCCTCCATGGATGCCGCGCTCTCTCGTCTGTCCTGGCCCAACAACTTTTGTGGGGCTGAGCTACACAAGGCAGAGGACTTTGCATCAGTCCATTGTCGCAGTTACTCCAGCTACCCCAGAAAAAGGACCCCCGGTACCCCCAAGGCTTGTTCCTCGGGTCTCTTTGACTTCAACAAAGGGGAGAGGTCTGAGGGAAGTGCTGCAGCCACAAAAGCCCAACAGTCTGCTCAGTTTTGTACTAAATCTACTAGTTATACCCTGGAAATGTACAGAGACAAACCCATCGAGGAATGTAACACTAAGCAAAGCCAGTCCTGCCCTATATTGCCACCAAGAACCCCCAAATCCTGTGATGCAAAGAAACATAAGGAATGTCCGTCGACAACAATAACCAGTGTCGACACCACAGAACTTCAGGTGGTAAGCTGCTTGCCCGAGACCCCACAAGAAGAAGCTACTGGGTTGCATTGGCAACCACCAAACAACCTAGCAGGCCTTTCCATTGAAGAGGTCTCCAAGTCACTACGGTTCATTGGGATGTCCGAGGATGTGGTTGCTTTGTTTGTCAACGAAAAAATTGATGGCAATTTGCTTCTGCAACTAACGGAGGAGATTCTATCTGAGGACTTTAAGTTAAGCAAACTACAAGTGAAGAAACTTATGCAGTTTATTAGCGGCTGGAGGCCCAAAATGTAA